Proteins from a single region of Engystomops pustulosus chromosome 5, aEngPut4.maternal, whole genome shotgun sequence:
- the LOC140132341 gene encoding ly6/PLAUR domain-containing protein 2-like translates to MKLLGIFLVALAAFIQSGRSLMCYYCPDETLSSECTDTKNCTAADSLCKTTVLSSNVGFPFDGKEVVIRGCSNSKCSPSSNDELGNSQIVFCCNVELCNNRGINATATNNNSSNTAAGTRAAIRMLLLGVSLPLIVTRP, encoded by the exons ATGAAACTTCTTGGGATCTTTCTGGTCGCCCTGGCCGCATTCATCCAGAGTG gcAGATCACTAATGTGTTACTACTGTCCGGATGAAACACTGAGCTCAGAGTGTACCGACACTAAGAACTGCACGGCCGCCGACAGCCTGTGCAAGACGACTGTGCTGAGCTCCAATGTAG GTTTTCCATTCGATGGGAAAGAGGTGGTGATCCGCGGCTGCTCCAACTCCAAGTGCAGCCCCAGCAGTAACGATGAGCTCGGAAATTCACAAATCGTCTTCTGCTGCAACGTTGAACTCTGCAATAACCGAGGAATCAACGCAACAGCGACAAATAACAACAGCAGCAACACAGCGGCGGGAACCCGCGCGGCCATCAGGATGTTACTACTGGGAGTATCactaccacttatagtgacacggcCATGA
- the LOC140132342 gene encoding uncharacterized protein: MKGLVMCLVAAALCGDLAQSLQCHHCPAGTDPAKCTEVKDCQPQQTACKISMSNTGGNQNMAYDCATNCQETDSFMIFCCTTNKCNNFGLGSYGQAGASGTSTGNTGGASGVGNSGSTNGHSAAGAIGSSTGNTGGASGVGNSVSTNGHSAAGAIGSSTGNTGGASGVGNSGSTNGHSAAGATGSSTGNTGGASGADNSGSTSGNSASGATGSSTGNTGGASGVVITGSNTGNYAAGATGTSTTNTTTNSNAPNNITGTTSNSSNAYGGPVPGSSGSYNSSTTGHSANGESTYVPGGPIPGAGNYTSVTNISSTSGSSNTIYSGNGSPAYVPGGSSMTGSEISGGSTNGSSTVYSSGGSSTIVHDSSPSKNKDPSIKGNR; encoded by the exons ATGAAGGGACTCGTCATGTGTCTGGTGGCCGCTGCCCTCTGCGGGGACCTGG cccaGTCCTTGCAATGTCATCACTGCCCCGCAGGCACTGACCCTGCAAAGTGCACAGAGGTGAAGGATTGCCAGCCGCAGCAGACCGCCTGCAAGATCTCCATGTCCAACACCG GTGGAAATCAGAACATGGCTTATGATTGTGCCACCAACTGTCAAGAAACTGACTCATTTATGATATTCTGCTGCACTACCAACAAATGCAACAACTTCGGGCTAGGGTCCTATGGTCAAGCCGGTGCTTCTGGTACCTCTACCGGGAATACTGGTGGAGCATCAGGCGTGGGCAATTCTGGTTCCACCAATGGTCATTCCGCAGCTGGTGCTATAGGTTCCTCCACTGGTAACACTGGTGGAGCATCAGGCGTGGGCAATTCTGTTTCCACCAATGGTCATTCCGCAGCTGGTGCTATAGGTTCCTCCACTGGTAACACTGGTGGAGCATCAGGCGTGGGCAATTCTGGTTCCACCAATGGTCATTCCGCAGCTGGTGCTACAGGTTCCTCCACTGGTAACACTGGTGGAGCATCAGGCGCAGACAACTCTGGTTCCACCTCTGGTAATTCTGCATCTGGTGCTACAGGTTCCTCTACTGGTAACACTGGTGGGGCATCAGGCGTTGTCATTACTGGTTCCAACACTGGTAATTATGCGGCTGGTGCTACAGGTACTTCCACCACCAACACAACCACTAACTCCAATGCTCCGAATAACATCACTGGCACCACCAGCAACTCTTCTAATGCCTATGGTGGTCCAGTGCCTGGCTCCAGTGGTAGTTACAATAGTAGCACCACCGGGCACTCTGCCAATGGGGAATCCACCTATGTTCCTGGTGGTCCCATACCTGGAGCCGGCAATTACACTTCTGTGACCAATATAAGTTCTACTTCTGGCTCCTCCAATACCATTTACTCTGGCAATGGATCGCCAGCTTACGTTCCTGGTGGCTCTTCCATGACTGGTAGTGAGATCAGTGGTGGGTCCACCAATGGCTCATCCACCGTGTACTCTTCTGGTGGATCATCCACTATTGTTCATGACTCATCCCCATCAAAAAACAAAGATCCTTCCATTAAGGGAAACAGATAA